From a region of the Deltaproteobacteria bacterium genome:
- a CDS encoding thrombospondin type 3 repeat-containing protein — protein sequence MQFKKFLVVIGVVVLIQLGAGYGQAAVDCPEDTSKPQKCSICFAKGGVGKIHTLERGIFNFNKPDYQECGEELYGIEKPLNIKPDGPLSFTNKNDSDSDKDKINFTLRGSDKTENRLVIDLSGLPLGPNGNTITYGLSIYNRNATFTHFTLKVKDKDAAPYAIYNDVRYDTSLGDNPEEFYNLFQNIRIVDADDEEIATVDPNTGEITVKEEVIPTPTPPPTLPPFEDTDGDDVQDLADNCPNDSNKDQDDFDEDGMGDVCDDDNDADGVIDTDDNCPPIMGGDGKFEGQWMDTENTNQANQDSLEEGDNLVGDMCDPDDDGDGIDDLVDNCPYANPDQLDEDGDGFGKSCDPDGDLPPGSDADGDGINHDEALEICASGEKENCSDNCPNDSNPDQLDTDGDHALQGGDACDSDDDNDGINDSDEDKNGNGQVDVGETDPKEVDTDGDDWIDSVDTCPLDSNPSGADGLQADSDGDGIGDVCDVDTPESDTDHDGVANDQDNCVGDANPGQEDADGDQVGDACDPDDALADSDLDGVANDLDNCPQAANADQADTDQDGVGDACESAVSQEDADEDGVVDTSDNCVSVKNPGQEDADSDQIGDACDPDNPQGDSDNDGVPNETDNCKFIGNSDQADSDGDKIGDACDQNMVVEPTPQPESGGGCTLAPLQAYSTLSWMFYLIPLLGALVLRKKVARS from the coding sequence ATGCAATTCAAAAAATTTCTTGTGGTTATTGGGGTGGTGGTTTTAATCCAATTGGGTGCAGGCTATGGGCAGGCTGCCGTTGATTGCCCAGAAGATACCAGTAAGCCTCAAAAATGTTCCATTTGTTTTGCCAAAGGCGGGGTGGGTAAAATCCACACCCTAGAGCGGGGTATTTTTAATTTTAATAAGCCAGATTACCAAGAGTGCGGGGAAGAGCTTTATGGTATTGAAAAGCCCCTTAATATTAAGCCTGATGGGCCCCTGTCTTTTACTAATAAGAACGATTCTGATAGTGATAAGGATAAAATCAATTTTACCTTAAGAGGCAGTGACAAAACAGAAAATCGACTAGTGATTGATTTGAGTGGCTTGCCCTTGGGGCCAAATGGCAACACAATCACTTATGGTCTAAGTATCTATAATCGTAATGCAACATTTACTCATTTTACCTTAAAAGTGAAAGATAAAGACGCTGCTCCTTATGCCATCTACAATGATGTAAGATATGATACAAGTCTGGGTGATAATCCGGAAGAATTTTATAATCTCTTTCAAAATATTAGAATTGTGGATGCTGATGATGAAGAAATTGCCACGGTTGATCCCAACACCGGCGAAATTACGGTAAAAGAAGAAGTTATTCCCACTCCCACTCCACCGCCTACACTCCCGCCGTTTGAAGACACCGATGGGGATGATGTTCAGGATTTAGCTGATAATTGCCCTAACGATTCCAATAAAGATCAAGACGATTTTGATGAGGATGGAATGGGTGACGTTTGTGACGATGACAATGATGCAGATGGTGTTATCGACACCGATGATAATTGTCCGCCTATCATGGGTGGCGATGGTAAATTTGAAGGCCAATGGATGGATACGGAGAATACGAATCAAGCGAATCAAGATTCCCTTGAAGAAGGGGATAATCTGGTAGGTGACATGTGTGACCCCGATGATGATGGTGATGGAATAGATGATCTGGTTGATAATTGCCCTTATGCTAATCCCGATCAATTAGATGAAGATGGCGATGGGTTTGGTAAGTCTTGCGACCCAGATGGTGATCTCCCCCCCGGCTCTGATGCGGATGGTGATGGGATCAACCACGATGAAGCCTTAGAAATCTGTGCCTCGGGTGAAAAAGAAAATTGTAGCGACAATTGCCCTAATGATTCTAACCCCGATCAATTGGATACCGATGGTGATCATGCCCTCCAAGGTGGCGATGCCTGTGATTCTGATGATGACAATGATGGTATCAATGATTCCGATGAAGACAAAAATGGCAATGGCCAAGTCGATGTGGGCGAAACGGATCCAAAAGAAGTTGATACCGATGGTGATGATTGGATTGATTCCGTCGATACTTGCCCCCTCGATTCTAATCCTTCGGGTGCCGATGGGCTTCAAGCCGATAGCGATGGTGATGGGATTGGTGATGTGTGTGATGTTGACACCCCCGAGTCCGATACCGACCATGACGGAGTTGCCAATGACCAAGACAACTGCGTGGGCGATGCCAATCCAGGGCAGGAAGATGCCGATGGTGACCAGGTGGGCGACGCTTGCGATCCCGATGATGCCTTGGCCGATAGTGACTTAGATGGTGTGGCCAACGACCTTGATAACTGCCCGCAAGCGGCCAATGCCGATCAGGCTGATACCGATCAAGATGGGGTGGGTGATGCCTGTGAATCGGCGGTCTCACAAGAAGATGCGGATGAAGATGGTGTGGTTGACACGAGCGACAATTGCGTGAGTGTCAAAAACCCAGGTCAAGAAGATGCAGATAGCGATCAAATTGGCGACGCCTGCGACCCTGATAATCCTCAAGGCGACTCCGACAACGACGGTGTCCCCAATGAAACCGACAATTGCAAGTTTATTGGTAATAGCGACCAAGCCGATTCCGATGGCGACAAGATTGGTGATGCCTGCGATCAAAACATGGTGGTAGAGCCTACCCCTCAGCCAGAAAGTGGTGGTGGCTGTACTTTAGCGCCGCTGCAGGCTTACTCCACCTTGAGTTGGATGTTTTATTTGATTCCCCTCTTGGGAGCTCTCGTATTGCGCAAAAAAGTAGCGAGGAGTTAA
- a CDS encoding methyltransferase domain-containing protein, whose translation MQNFLKKIMLFIGNLLQRVMGLFAKSKASSGAGSTPREEEADLRLHDLSEQEIFQLVQIVERLECSNLLPNLADKKILYITPNEPHYLPLITSKGGTDIYKVDVSRGEISEQHKADTSWTWTRSSIESLPFKENSFHFAFYASALTWRSDLVQLIPEASRTLADGGRLIITCVHPCFEFINAPKLGYQRSIENLYSALRKSGVFVEEFREGTMEEALKFVQLNPKRMKQLRNLKKLPMVLALRGLKIRQRKGN comes from the coding sequence ATGCAAAATTTCCTTAAGAAAATCATGCTATTCATTGGCAATCTGTTGCAAAGGGTCATGGGGCTTTTTGCTAAATCAAAGGCCAGTTCTGGGGCTGGCAGTACCCCTCGTGAAGAGGAGGCTGATTTGAGGCTCCATGATTTAAGTGAACAGGAGATCTTTCAATTGGTGCAGATTGTCGAACGGCTGGAATGTTCGAATTTGTTACCCAATTTAGCTGACAAAAAAATTCTTTATATTACTCCCAACGAACCGCATTATTTGCCACTCATCACTTCGAAAGGTGGCACCGACATTTACAAAGTGGATGTGTCGCGGGGGGAAATTTCAGAACAGCACAAAGCAGACACCTCTTGGACTTGGACTCGCAGCAGCATTGAATCGCTGCCCTTTAAAGAAAATTCTTTTCATTTTGCCTTTTATGCCTCGGCCCTTACTTGGCGATCGGATTTAGTGCAGCTCATTCCTGAAGCCTCACGTACCTTAGCCGACGGGGGTCGCTTGATTATCACTTGCGTTCACCCTTGTTTTGAATTTATCAACGCGCCCAAATTAGGTTATCAACGCAGCATCGAGAATCTTTACAGCGCTTTGCGAAAATCAGGCGTATTCGTGGAAGAATTTCGAGAAGGCACCATGGAAGAGGCCTTAAAATTTGTGCAGCTCAATCCCAAAAGGATGAAACAACTGCGAAACCTAAAAAAATTGCCCATGGTGTTAGCGCTCCGAGGCTTAAAAATTCGTCAAAGAAAAGGTAACTAA
- a CDS encoding RidA family protein produces the protein MDSIEKKLQHKLIALPVPTDPLGNYVPVQMLDTIAYVSGQLPLVDNALINYRGRLGREINLENGQRAAKACILNALGHLKKRLGSLDKIKRIIKMTGFVSVMPGYKDHAKVMDGASDFLVELWGEAGKHARSTVGVSDLPMGACIEIELMVELR, from the coding sequence ATGGATTCTATTGAGAAAAAACTTCAGCACAAACTCATTGCCTTGCCTGTCCCCACCGACCCTTTAGGCAATTACGTACCGGTGCAAATGCTTGACACCATCGCCTATGTTAGTGGCCAACTACCGCTTGTTGATAATGCGCTGATTAATTATCGGGGAAGGTTAGGCCGAGAGATCAATTTAGAAAATGGGCAACGGGCCGCCAAGGCCTGTATTCTGAATGCCCTAGGGCATTTGAAAAAAAGATTGGGCTCGCTCGATAAAATTAAACGCATTATTAAAATGACGGGGTTTGTGAGTGTGATGCCGGGTTATAAAGATCACGCCAAGGTGATGGATGGGGCCAGCGACTTTTTGGTCGAATTATGGGGGGAGGCAGGCAAGCATGCACGTTCAACCGTTGGGGTATCGGATTTGCCCATGGGGGCATGCATCGAAATTGAATTGATGGTGGAGCTTAGATAA
- a CDS encoding response regulator, with protein MRKILVVDDDPYVSKIVSRLLPADQYEIQTVGSGEEAKKAFDDFAPDLLLLDIMMPGMSGIELCKFVREHPQYREIMIIMLTAKDSQHDRLQAFQYGADDYITKPFHIDSLARKINFIFEKREVGSRESRETPPLSPFI; from the coding sequence ATGAGGAAAATCCTCGTTGTTGATGATGATCCGTATGTCTCCAAAATTGTGAGCCGTCTATTACCTGCTGATCAATACGAAATTCAAACTGTGGGTTCGGGTGAAGAAGCCAAAAAGGCCTTTGATGATTTTGCGCCCGATTTACTTTTGCTCGATATCATGATGCCAGGGATGTCGGGTATTGAGCTTTGCAAATTTGTCAGGGAACATCCGCAATATCGAGAAATCATGATTATCATGTTAACCGCCAAAGATTCACAACACGATCGTTTGCAAGCCTTTCAATACGGGGCCGACGATTACATCACCAAACCTTTTCATATTGATTCGTTGGCTAGGAAAATTAATTTTATCTTTGAGAAACGCGAAGTAGGCTCAAGAGAATCGCGCGAAACCCCACCCTTAAGCCCCTTTATTTAA
- a CDS encoding energy transducer TonB gives MRRVSYFVVGSIFLHILAGVGIIFLLKSRPHFIQSGIQGLKIHLGENGGHNPSQSLREGSQIPSVKQKRLFHRHGSRLKAGMTWFSPEVDTRNGEGGEKGGQGGNDQVLGIIKRKIEAHKTYPLVAKKQFWQGISKIRFELHQNGSLKYVQLVQSSGHSLLDEAALAAVKQAQPLPYYAGPIHFNLRFNLK, from the coding sequence ATGAGGCGAGTGAGTTATTTTGTCGTAGGGTCGATTTTTCTGCATATTTTAGCCGGGGTTGGAATTATCTTTTTATTAAAATCCCGACCGCACTTTATTCAGTCGGGCATTCAAGGGTTAAAGATTCATTTAGGAGAAAACGGTGGGCATAACCCTTCACAAAGCCTCAGGGAAGGCTCTCAAATCCCATCGGTCAAACAAAAGAGATTGTTTCACCGTCATGGATCCCGGCTCAAGGCCGGGATGACATGGTTTTCGCCAGAGGTGGACACACGCAATGGTGAGGGTGGTGAGAAAGGTGGTCAGGGTGGCAATGATCAAGTGCTTGGTATCATCAAACGCAAAATCGAAGCTCACAAAACCTATCCGCTCGTGGCCAAAAAACAATTTTGGCAAGGCATCAGCAAAATCCGCTTTGAACTTCATCAAAATGGAAGTCTTAAATACGTGCAGTTAGTCCAATCTTCGGGCCATTCTTTATTAGACGAAGCTGCCCTTGCCGCTGTGAAACAAGCCCAACCCTTGCCTTATTATGCGGGCCCCATTCATTTTAATTTAAGGTTTAACTTAAAGTAA
- a CDS encoding YraN family protein, with product MSHDNVIKGKRGEALAEKYLSKQRFKVLTRRFRTRWGEIDLIAKNDQEFHFIEVKYRTQNFFGEPFEAVTAQKIKRLKQCGLAFLSRYPYYEKEHMIVYSILSITEIEQTLSIEWIRLDPFSD from the coding sequence ATGAGTCACGACAATGTTATCAAAGGCAAGCGCGGCGAGGCCTTGGCGGAAAAATATTTATCTAAACAAAGGTTTAAGGTTTTGACCCGGCGATTCCGCACCCGTTGGGGCGAAATCGATTTGATCGCCAAAAACGACCAAGAGTTTCATTTTATTGAAGTAAAATATCGCACCCAAAATTTTTTTGGAGAACCCTTTGAGGCCGTAACGGCGCAGAAAATTAAACGCTTAAAACAATGTGGCTTGGCTTTTTTGAGCCGCTATCCCTACTATGAAAAAGAACACATGATCGTTTATTCTATCCTTTCTATTACCGAAATAGAACAAACCCTCTCCATTGAATGGATTCGCCTCGACCCCTTTAGTGACTAA
- a CDS encoding slipin family protein: protein MKIHPFIIILFLILTAAGAGVGIKTGVPLISLGGFIIGLGCFFIFRVISQWERAIVLRFGKFKGLKGPGFFAIIPFVDTLPYFIDLRTITTPFTAEQTLTKDSVPVDVDAVLFWRVVDPKKAALEVENYRKAIAWASQTALRDVIGETLLSDMLVGRQQIDSKLCNKIDSSTEAWGIKVLSVELRDVKIPSGLQNAMSMQAQAERERQARVILGESEVQVSEKFQKASERYANNPTALHLRAMNILLEGMRANSSIIIVPSSAVETMGLGAMTGLAALAKEAGK, encoded by the coding sequence ATGAAAATACATCCATTTATTATTATTTTATTCCTAATACTCACAGCTGCTGGTGCAGGTGTAGGAATCAAAACTGGGGTTCCCTTAATTAGCTTAGGGGGTTTTATCATTGGCTTAGGTTGCTTTTTTATTTTTCGGGTCATCAGCCAGTGGGAACGCGCCATTGTGCTTCGCTTTGGCAAATTCAAAGGTCTTAAAGGCCCGGGGTTTTTTGCCATCATTCCCTTTGTAGATACCCTCCCCTACTTCATCGATTTACGAACCATCACCACGCCCTTTACTGCTGAACAAACCTTAACCAAAGACAGTGTGCCGGTGGATGTTGATGCAGTGCTCTTTTGGCGTGTCGTTGACCCCAAGAAGGCAGCCCTCGAGGTTGAAAATTATCGCAAGGCTATCGCCTGGGCCTCACAAACTGCCCTGCGAGATGTTATTGGTGAGACTTTACTTTCTGACATGTTGGTAGGTCGGCAGCAAATCGATAGCAAACTTTGCAACAAAATCGATTCAAGCACCGAGGCCTGGGGGATCAAAGTTTTATCGGTCGAGCTTCGGGATGTTAAAATCCCCAGTGGGCTTCAAAATGCCATGTCGATGCAAGCCCAAGCCGAACGGGAACGACAGGCTCGGGTTATTTTGGGTGAATCTGAAGTACAGGTTTCGGAGAAATTCCAAAAGGCCTCTGAGCGTTATGCCAATAATCCAACGGCCCTTCATCTTAGGGCCATGAATATTCTCTTGGAGGGTATGCGGGCTAATTCTTCGATCATCATTGTGCCTTCCAGCGCTGTCGAAACCATGGGGCTAGGGGCTATGACGGGCTTGGCGGCTTTAGCGAAAGAAGCCGGGAAATAA
- a CDS encoding 4Fe-4S dicluster domain-containing protein, translating into MLVEKKLKAKVSRRQFLKGLVAVTATAAATGSSSTAKAFLWEEYFQKHYKNLSPEDKQKVFARIENETKKKYGVDVKVSDPPPLKGVKFAYGLNLTKCNGNRLCVAACQKENNLDRSFGYIKVLEIDKGTMNLEKGNRYYEGTVPKEGKFYLPIQCNQCEQPPCTRACPIEATWKEPDGIVVVDYDWCIGCRYCQAACPYEARHFNFHTPEIPAEEINPNQSYLSNRIRKRGVIEKCTFCLHRTRNGKFPACLEACPTGARKFGNILDPNSDIYYIMKHKNVFVLKEDLNTIPQFFYYFD; encoded by the coding sequence ATGTTGGTTGAAAAGAAATTAAAAGCCAAGGTCTCACGGCGGCAATTTCTCAAAGGCCTGGTAGCCGTCACTGCCACCGCTGCAGCTACGGGTAGTTCTAGCACCGCCAAGGCTTTTTTGTGGGAAGAGTACTTTCAAAAACATTATAAAAATCTAAGCCCTGAAGACAAACAAAAAGTCTTTGCCCGCATTGAAAATGAAACCAAAAAGAAATACGGCGTTGATGTCAAAGTTTCGGACCCTCCCCCTTTAAAAGGGGTCAAGTTTGCCTATGGTTTAAACCTCACCAAATGCAACGGCAATAGGCTTTGCGTGGCGGCTTGTCAAAAAGAAAATAACCTCGATCGTTCTTTTGGTTATATCAAGGTGTTAGAAATCGACAAAGGAACGATGAACCTTGAAAAGGGTAATCGTTATTATGAAGGGACGGTTCCCAAAGAGGGCAAATTTTATCTGCCTATTCAATGTAATCAATGTGAACAACCCCCTTGCACTCGCGCCTGCCCCATCGAGGCCACATGGAAAGAACCCGATGGGATTGTCGTGGTTGACTACGACTGGTGCATTGGTTGCCGCTATTGCCAAGCCGCTTGCCCTTATGAAGCCAGGCATTTTAATTTTCACACCCCAGAGATCCCTGCTGAAGAAATCAATCCCAACCAGTCTTACTTAAGCAATCGCATCCGTAAGCGTGGAGTGATTGAAAAATGCACCTTCTGCCTACATCGCACCCGCAATGGCAAATTCCCAGCCTGTTTAGAGGCCTGCCCAACAGGGGCTCGAAAATTCGGCAATATCTTAGACCCCAACAGCGATATTTATTACATCATGAAACACAAAAATGTTTTTGTTTTAAAAGAAGACCTTAACACCATACCGCAATTTTTTTATTACTTTGATTAG
- the nrfD gene encoding polysulfide reductase NrfD, which translates to MTTYLEYWLRMTQCALKGSRAYYVWLFILLVFISLGGVSYYHHLTEGLEVTNMTDQVSWGLGIANFVYFVGVAASAVLLVYPAYIKKHKEIKEVVIIGEQLAFTAIVMCLLFIFTDIGRPERLWHLMPFLGGKLNLPSSLLAWDVVVFNVYLILNMHIPGYLLYTLYRGEKPKWYLYSPFVMISIFFAISIHTVTAFLLSGLGTRYFWNTAIMAPRFLVSAFAVGPAILFIILHVVKRYSLLDVKAPVFEYFKNVMRVTLPVNLFLLGCELFKELYPDTLHASSAHYLFFGLDGHNMLTKFIWPAIAMNITAMIIVVTPKLRAHPIWFLAACILSIVGIWVEKGMGLIFPGFIPTPLGEIVEYAPNLGEIFVSLGITALGALIFTVITKVSITILTGGLRMPSEDDPFEPRIIRHD; encoded by the coding sequence ATGACGACTTATTTGGAATATTGGCTGCGCATGACCCAGTGCGCTTTGAAGGGTAGCCGCGCTTACTATGTTTGGCTGTTCATCTTGCTTGTCTTTATCAGCCTAGGCGGGGTTAGTTATTATCACCACCTCACCGAAGGATTAGAGGTCACCAATATGACCGATCAGGTGAGTTGGGGCCTAGGCATTGCAAATTTTGTGTATTTCGTTGGGGTGGCAGCCTCGGCCGTACTCTTAGTTTACCCCGCCTATATTAAGAAACATAAAGAAATTAAAGAAGTCGTGATTATCGGAGAACAGTTGGCCTTCACTGCTATTGTGATGTGTCTTTTATTTATCTTTACCGATATTGGCCGGCCCGAACGCTTGTGGCATTTGATGCCCTTCTTGGGGGGCAAACTAAATTTGCCAAGCTCTTTGCTCGCTTGGGACGTGGTTGTTTTTAATGTTTATCTTATTTTAAACATGCACATCCCCGGTTATCTTTTATACACGCTTTATCGGGGAGAAAAACCCAAATGGTATCTTTATTCCCCTTTTGTTATGATTTCGATCTTCTTTGCGATTAGCATCCATACGGTCACGGCCTTTTTGCTTTCGGGATTGGGGACACGCTATTTTTGGAACACCGCCATCATGGCACCGCGTTTTTTGGTCAGCGCCTTTGCAGTAGGCCCGGCTATACTCTTCATCATTCTACACGTGGTAAAACGTTACAGTTTGCTCGACGTCAAAGCCCCTGTGTTTGAATATTTTAAAAATGTCATGCGGGTCACGCTGCCGGTTAACTTATTTTTATTGGGCTGCGAACTTTTTAAAGAACTATATCCCGACACCCTCCATGCCTCCTCGGCTCATTACCTCTTCTTTGGGCTGGATGGGCACAACATGCTAACCAAATTCATTTGGCCAGCCATTGCGATGAACATTACCGCAATGATTATCGTGGTAACGCCTAAGCTACGGGCCCACCCGATTTGGTTTTTAGCGGCTTGTATTTTAAGCATTGTGGGTATTTGGGTAGAAAAAGGGATGGGGCTTATTTTCCCAGGATTTATTCCCACCCCCTTGGGTGAAATTGTTGAATATGCCCCCAATTTAGGGGAAATTTTTGTGTCTTTGGGCATTACCGCGCTAGGGGCTTTGATTTTTACCGTTATTACCAAGGTATCCATCACCATTCTAACTGGTGGCTTACGCATGCCATCGGAAGATGACCCCTTCGAACCCCGCATTATCCGCCACGATTAA
- a CDS encoding RNA methyltransferase translates to MSGLKTNPQVAVILVQPMYSGNLGSVARAMKNMGLAKLLLVNPTADPAHQDAKNMAVGAKDILQKAVYFNSLPAAIKDFQLVIGTSRRRRKLKRNWIDPKHMVALVRALPNKARAALVFGHEESGLSNEDLDVCHYVMEIPSHKNFPSLNLAAAVLLVAYELFTAEVKPQNYKPGLLPKISSGQLEEMFADLQQTLQSIDFFKGKNPLLMMRPLREIFQRAALSQKEIKIIRGICRKVRWVKAKLGSRP, encoded by the coding sequence ATGAGCGGCTTAAAAACTAACCCACAAGTGGCGGTCATTCTCGTTCAACCCATGTATTCCGGGAATTTAGGGTCAGTGGCTAGGGCCATGAAGAATATGGGGCTTGCAAAATTATTGCTGGTTAATCCCACGGCCGATCCGGCGCATCAAGATGCAAAAAACATGGCCGTAGGGGCCAAAGATATTTTGCAAAAAGCCGTTTATTTTAATTCGTTGCCCGCTGCGATCAAAGATTTTCAACTCGTCATTGGCACAAGCCGGCGCCGCAGAAAGCTAAAACGTAACTGGATAGATCCAAAACACATGGTTGCATTGGTGCGAGCGTTGCCAAATAAAGCCCGAGCAGCCTTGGTTTTTGGTCATGAAGAATCTGGGCTTTCAAACGAAGATTTAGATGTCTGTCACTATGTGATGGAAATCCCTTCCCACAAAAATTTCCCCTCGCTCAATTTAGCAGCTGCCGTGCTGTTGGTGGCCTACGAGCTATTTACCGCTGAAGTCAAACCCCAAAACTACAAACCCGGCCTCTTGCCTAAAATTTCGAGTGGTCAATTAGAAGAGATGTTCGCGGACTTACAACAAACCCTACAATCGATTGATTTCTTTAAAGGCAAAAATCCCCTTTTGATGATGCGGCCCTTGCGCGAAATCTTTCAACGGGCGGCATTATCCCAAAAGGAAATTAAGATTATCCGGGGTATTTGTCGAAAAGTACGTTGGGTGAAAGCTAAATTAGGCAGCCGGCCTTAG